The DNA segment AGTAAAAAACAGCGTCAAGGTCGCTCTTCACTAATGCCCACAAAGCGATCGCCAGTCCGCAAACGTACTACAAATCATGGCTAGCAATAGATGCAGCCAAAAATCCCAGAATTTGGCTGACACCCTTGGCGTTGTCTTTACGGAATAACTCCCTGTATTGCTATATTTATCCTGATAGATACTCCCTTAGCGATTTCCGAGAGAGTTTACAAAGGCTTTTTATTGGTTTTGTCGCAGAAAAAACTGACCCTGGTCAACTTGTCTAATGATATTGTTCCCTGTTTTGTAGTATTCGTCGATACACTACGTCAAGAATGGGGGGTTCTACCCATACCGAGTTGATTGAGTTGGTGGACTGGTATACGGCTTCCCAGCCCTCTTTCTCGTTACCCGGAAAAAGGCGCTCTTACTGAAAGCCACCCGATATAAATTTAAATTTCTCCGTAGAATCCTTCTTGGACGCTAACGCCCTTGCCTTGGCGAATCGTGTAGGGATAGGGGCGGGTGTCAGCGTGAGTTCCTCTAGATTTACGGGCTTGAAGTACCCGAAAACCTTGCCCCGACTGCCCCATCTCACCCCAGTTCGGAACGTACACATCCAGAACAACATCGTAACTATTGAGCAGGCTGTAAAGAATGCTCTCATTGAGTGTTTTGGGGAGAATCGTATCAAATAATGCCACATCCAGTTGCCGCAGCAGACGGTTCTTGCGTTCGATGAAGGTGATGAACTCATCCGGAGCATACTGGACAGCAAGCGGGGTGAGAGAATCTGTAATCAACCGACAGGGTTTGGGCATTGCCCGTAGGTGACGCTCGATATCGTAGAGAAAGCGTTCCATATCAGTCAGGTCAATATATTCTTCCCTAGAGAAAGGATGAGTATCTAAAATACGCAGGTGTTGCGATCGCAAATAGGACTCGATCTCAACTCCGAACACTTCCATTTGTTGGCGTAGCAAGTAGCTAGGAGCCTCTGTAGCAATAAAAAGAGCGCTTTCCCCTCGTTGCAATCCCTCAATGGCAAACTGCTGGGCGAGCGTCGTCTTACCGACTCCCTGTTCGCCCCGCACCAACCAAGCAGAACCGTAGAAAACTCCTTCCCGCGCGATCGCGTTTAACGGGGAGAAAGCCAGCAGTGGCGGTGTCTTCATTCTGCTAGTTTTTTGCTCAGTCGGTGCCAGATATAACACCTCGATGCCCTGATGACCGATTTCCATACGGTGGCGACCCGGTACATGGTCAGCGGTTCGCATTTTGTAAACTTCAATGTAGCGTCTGCGCTGAAGACCATTTACGTCTGTGGAAAGGACAATCGTGCCATCCACCACAGTTTCTTCCACCCCAAAGCGAGAAAGGCGGTTCACTTCGCCTGCGGGAATGTTGGAGATGAAGAAACCCACCGCACCAACCCGCTGCACCAGCGTAGACAATTGGAATGTTTTTTCCCGTTGCACTGCCAAATCTTTCACTTTGTGCAGGAAAACAGAAAAGGAATCGATGACAAAGCGCGAAGGCTGGAAACTTGCAATTTCCTGCGCCATGCGCTCTAAGTGTTCCTCGACTCGAATCTCTGTTTGGGGAATAAAAATGATGCGTAATAAGCCTTTTGCTTCCAAATCTTGAGGGTTCCAGCCGAAACCCTCTGCCATCCGAAATAAGCGATCGCGCGTTTCCTCAAAAGAAAACAGCAGTCCCTTCTCTCCCTGATGAGCGCCATTCACGAGAAACTGCATGGCAAGCGTCGTCTTACCCGTTCCAGAGACACCGGAAAGGAGGATAGAGCGCCCTCGCGGAATGCCACCCCGAAGAATGTCGTCTAGTCCCTTAATCCCTGTAGATACCGACTCACTCTCCCTCTCCAAACTTGTCTCCCGACGTTTGAGGGTGAGCATCGAACCCAAAACCTGCACCCCCCCATCTGTGAGCGCAAACGGGTAAGGCACCATCTCTGTCGCTCGACCGCGCATTTTGTATACCTGAAGAAAACGCTGCTGTTCGCCTTCCTGGAGCGCAATGTTTAGATAAATAATGCCATCAGCTACTGCAAATTCTGCCCCTTCACCAATATCCGAGCGGTCATATTCCCCTAATAAAAAGGCGGTACACCGCGCACTCGCTAGACGAACGGAGAGGTCATAACAGAAGCGACGAAAATCGCTAACTTCATTCGACAAATCGCGGATGGCTTTAAAGGAATCAATCGCCAGAATCTCCGGCTGGTGTTTTTCTACGCTGGTAAGGATATAGTCGGCTAATTCGGGCAAGGAATGCTCGCGGATGAAAGGCCCGATATCCTGATACAGTACCTGCTCCCCGAACACTTCTGCATCAAAGAAGCTGAAGCACTGCATATAGCGCACCACCTTCAACGTTGGCTCAGAAAGGGTCGTGAGGTAGAGAACTTTGGCAGTGCTGTGATTTCGGATGTGGTTAAAGAGCATTTGCTGCACCAGGATTGTCTTACCCGTCCCCGGTTGTCCAGCAACAATATTTAGCGAATAAACAGGGATGCCTCCGCCCATTACAGCATCTAAGTTAGGCACACCTGTCGGTATTAGTTTGATATTGCTCATCCCTCAGCCCTTTTCCAGTTGTTGTTTTAACTGCTGCACGAGGGGTTCCACCTTCCGCAACAGGATTCCACCCGTTAAATCGATCAGTAGAGCCATTACGTTATCAGTAAAAGCCATCAGTCCGGCTCGGACTTCTGTTCGCTCCAAGGTATCTAAATTTTTCTTCAGTCGGTCGAGGTAAATTCCACCGCTATCAATCGTAATTTCTTGGCATAGCAGATGGTCTCGGCTTGCTTCCAAAAGGGCACTCCGAAAAACGGCAACCGTCGCCGTCTCGCCAATTAGACCGACGATGCGTTCCCATAGCCGCTCTAAAAGTTCGCTAAAGATTTCTAAAGTCTCTTGTTTGCCTGCTTCTAGCATCTCTGCTTGGGCTTGACGCAGTGTTGTCTTTTGGCTATCTTCATCCGTGGATTCTGTCATTTCCAACCTTCTCACGGCTCCTGTTCGCCGACGCCAGACTCTCCAGAAGACTTCTGTTAAAGTCTGTTTGACTTTGCAAAGAACCCTAGTCCGGTAGCATGTTTGTAAAATTTACCGTGCTTTTTATTACTGATTTCTACCAGAACCCTCTCTGCTAGGGTCAATTTAACGGTAATTTCTTTATTTTAGGCTCCAGATTCTATCGGAAATGGTAACTGGCAGTGGTTATGCCACTGGCTCCGCTTGGGTATAGAGAGGAAGAAACCTCCTCAATTGCCGTGAACGGTGGAATTGAGGACGGTTTTTGGTAAATCTACCCCATTGAGATGCGCTTAATTAGTGGAATTAGAGGGCTTGAATCCACTCTTTGACATCGTATTCAGTCCAGATGCCGTTTTGCCAGTAGGGGTCAGCTTCAATCAACTGGCGCACGGCGGCTTCATCTTCCGCTTCATAGATACCGAAGACTTTCGTGATGTCCTTCGTTGGCCCAATCGTCATTAGAACACCCGCTTCTTTTTGGGCAGCAAGACCGTCTAGATGCGCTTGCCGATAAGGCGATCGCTTTTCTAAAACATCCTCGCAATAGCTTCCCCACATTACATATTTAGGCATGGATAATTGCAGTAAAGTTTTGAGTTTTGAGTTTTGAGGGTTGAATCAAAATTTAACCCTCAAAACTTTATTTAACTTCTCAGATTAACGCCGAATTTCTCGACGAGAGCTTCGCGGACTTTTTGATGCACTGGCTCGACCTCTTCATCGGTAAGAGTACGATCGCTTG comes from the Coleofasciculus sp. FACHB-1120 genome and includes:
- a CDS encoding YciI family protein → MPKYVMWGSYCEDVLEKRSPYRQAHLDGLAAQKEAGVLMTIGPTKDITKVFGIYEAEDEAAVRQLIEADPYWQNGIWTEYDVKEWIQAL
- a CDS encoding ATPase domain-containing protein — translated: MSNIKLIPTGVPNLDAVMGGGIPVYSLNIVAGQPGTGKTILVQQMLFNHIRNHSTAKVLYLTTLSEPTLKVVRYMQCFSFFDAEVFGEQVLYQDIGPFIREHSLPELADYILTSVEKHQPEILAIDSFKAIRDLSNEVSDFRRFCYDLSVRLASARCTAFLLGEYDRSDIGEGAEFAVADGIIYLNIALQEGEQQRFLQVYKMRGRATEMVPYPFALTDGGVQVLGSMLTLKRRETSLERESESVSTGIKGLDDILRGGIPRGRSILLSGVSGTGKTTLAMQFLVNGAHQGEKGLLFSFEETRDRLFRMAEGFGWNPQDLEAKGLLRIIFIPQTEIRVEEHLERMAQEIASFQPSRFVIDSFSVFLHKVKDLAVQREKTFQLSTLVQRVGAVGFFISNIPAGEVNRLSRFGVEETVVDGTIVLSTDVNGLQRRRYIEVYKMRTADHVPGRHRMEIGHQGIEVLYLAPTEQKTSRMKTPPLLAFSPLNAIAREGVFYGSAWLVRGEQGVGKTTLAQQFAIEGLQRGESALFIATEAPSYLLRQQMEVFGVEIESYLRSQHLRILDTHPFSREEYIDLTDMERFLYDIERHLRAMPKPCRLITDSLTPLAVQYAPDEFITFIERKNRLLRQLDVALFDTILPKTLNESILYSLLNSYDVVLDVYVPNWGEMGQSGQGFRVLQARKSRGTHADTRPYPYTIRQGKGVSVQEGFYGEI